CTTCACCGTGGCGACGCGGACGGGGAACGTCAAGGCGATGATCGAGGTCGGGGTCGACGTGAGCGTCGACACCCACGACATCAGCGACCGCGTCGCCGACTGGACCGAGGTCGACTTCGTCTGGCAGGTCTCCGGCGAGGAGGACATCGTCTTCGTCGTCGACGCCCAAGACACCGAGCGCGTCAACGAGATCATCACGCAGACACGCGAA
The window above is part of the Halosimplex rubrum genome. Proteins encoded here:
- a CDS encoding Lrp/AsnC family transcriptional regulator, with amino-acid sequence MDDLDREILNILRRDARTPYTEIADDVGTSEGTVRNRVESLVDDGVIERFTVATRTGNVKAMIEVGVDVSVDTHDISDRVADWTEVDFVWQVSGEEDIVFVVDAQDTERVNEIITQTRELDEVVSTKTRLILDERVG